Part of the Leifsonia soli genome is shown below.
TCGCCGCGTGCGCTCGTCGGGAATGCCCGTGTCACCATCGGTGTGCGAGCACTCGTCGCCAACACGGGCCGCACGATGCTCGCAGCCTCCGCAACGGCGGTCCTCATCAATGGGTTTCCGTTGGTGCTGTCGTTCTTCTCCGGTCCGGCGAACCACTCCGACCTGGGATCGCTCGTCCTGGCGGTGACTCTCACCCGGGCGCCGATCCTGGTGCCGCTCACCGCACTGTCCAGCTTCCTGGTCAGCAGGTTCTCTCATCACCCCGAGCGTGCGGCACGTACGATGGCCTACCTGTTCGCGGGGATCGCCGTTGTCATCCTCGTGCTGTGCGCCGTAGCGTGGCTGATCGGCGAACCCGTGATGCATCTCCTCTTCGGACCGGAGTTCGACCTGTCGGCGGGCGTGCTGGTGGCGCTCATTGCGTCCTCTGGACTCATCGGCGCGCTCTTCGTCAGTGGCTCTGCAGTGCTCGCCCGGAATCTGCACGGGCTCTACGCGCTGGGCTGGTTGGCAGCCTCCGTCGTCACCCTCGCGTTGCTGTTCGTGCCGTTGCCACTTGCAGGCCGCGCCGCGCTCGCCCTCGCCGCCGGGCCCGCCGTCGGCCTTGCTGTGCATCTCATCGGCCTGCGGGTGGTCGGCGACGGCGTCAGCTCGCGTCGCGGTGCGGCAGCCGCAGCCGCCAGCTCATCCCCTGGGACGCCTTGATCGTGCAGATGATCAGCAGCATCCAGCCGGACTCCACCAGGATCGAGCTCTCGAACACACTCGTGACGAGCAGGGCGACCAGTACGAGCGGGGCCCAGGCGTAGACGACGCTCCGACGATTGGATGCGAGGAGCCAGGAGCGGCTGAACGCCAGCGCGATCAGGACGATGAACAGCAGCAGACCGATGATGCCGACCTGGAGGTACACGTCCAGATAGGCGTTCAGGCCGTCGGAGTGGTAGACCCCGGTGTTCGCCTGGATGGCCGTGAACGGGTAGAGGTCCGTCGGCCAGGCGCCGACCCAGCCCCATCCCACCGTCTGCTGCACCGGGATGAGCTCCCAGATCTGGATCCAGAGCTGGTAGCGCACCTGGAAGTCGGAGCGCGCGTTCAGGATGTCGATGACGCGCGTGCGGTAGATGTATGCGACGACGAGCACCGCGACGGTGAGGATGGCGAGCCCCCACTGATAGTACGGCCGCTGCTGCGCCCGCGCCTTGCGCATCAGATACAGCGCAAGCGTGGCGAGCCCGACGACGACCGACACGGCGGCGATCACGGGGGAGTGGGCGAGCAGGATGCACACGCCGGCGAGTGTGATGGAGTACGCGGCGACGGGCGGACGCACCGATCGGGTCCGGAGTTCGACGAGGAACGTCACGAACGCGATGAGGGCGACGATGCTGAGCTGGTTGCGGGTGCCGAACAGTCCCTGGATGGGACCGCCCAGCCCGATGTTGCCCTGGATGCCGAGGAAGCGGATGGGCGCGTCGAGCAGCAGTCCGCTCAGCACCTCGAGCGAGAGCGAGAGGGTGAGCAGGAACCGCAGGGCGTCGCCGACGACGCGGACGATCTGGATCGCGTCGCGCACGAGCGCGATGTAGACGGCGAGGAACGCGAAGATCAGCTGGTAGATCACCCCGGTGAGCGTCGCCCACTGGTACTGGCTCCACAGGATCGAGGCGGCGCACCATCCGACGAACACCAGGGCCGAGATCGGGAGCAGGCCGTGCCACTCGATGAGCCGCCACTGCGCCGCGAACGACAGGGCGGCGAGCACCACAAGCACCGCGAGGGCGCCGATCAGTCCTGGCCAGCCGATGAGACCGCGGATGGCGTGGGTGGAGAAGCCGGTGATCACCGCGAGCAACGCCAGGGTGGAGGTGAAACGGGCGGAGCCGAGGAACTCGATGGCCGCGGGCGGCACCAGGGTTCGACGGGGCGTTGCCATGCTCACAGACTACGGGGCGGGGGCGTTCGCCGCCCGCTTGGTGGCGACCGAGAGCGCCACCAGGAGCGCCCAGCCGCCCTCGATGAGGATGCGGCTCTCGGCGAAGCTCTGAGCGATCAGAGCGCCGAGCACCAGCAGGGGCAGTAGGGCGACCGCACGGTACGGCTGGTCGTCGGCGATCGTGGAGCGCGGGCGGTCGATCGCGAGGAACCAGGCCCGGCCGAACGTGGTGAGCACCAGCAGGATGAACACGACGAGTCCGACGATGCCGAGCTGCAGCCACACGTCGAGCCAGGCGTTGTGCGCTTGCAGGTACTCGACGCCGTTCCGGGTGGCGAGCCCGTCGAAGGGCTTCACCCACGGAGCCCAGTAGCTGACCCATCCCCAGCCGAACGCCGGGCGCTCTTGCGCCAGACGGGTGACCGCCGCCCAGATGTCCAGGCGGCCGGTCAGGTCCTCGCTCTTCCCGAACAGCGCGGGGATGCGCGAGGAGAACAGCGAGACGCCGACGATCGCAGCGGCGACCACGACGATCGCCACCAGGTAGACGGGCCCGCGCCGGTCGGGGCCCGCCCGGCGCGCCCACAGTGCGAAGCCGAGCACGACCGCGGTGACGAGGGCGGCCGCGATGACCGTCGCGGACCGGGTCAGTGCCAGGGTGAGGACGGCGACGACGAGCCATCCCAACGCCGAGCCGTGACGCGTCGTCCGGTCGGCGACCTGGATGCCGAACACGACGATCGCCAGGAGCGCGATCATGGCGAGCAGGTTGCTGTTGCCCACGATGCCCTGGACCGGGCCGCCGTGGAAGAGCAGGTCACGGCTCCAGTAGAAGGCCTGGGGCAGCTTCCCCTGCGGCACCGCGTAGACCGGAGTGAGGGGGAGGACCGGCTGCCGCACGAAGATCGCGACGACGAGCTCGAAGACCAGCGACAGCCCCAGGATCCAGCGGAACGCGTTGCCGAGCGCGCTGAGCAGTCCCGGCCATCCCAGCCGCAGCCCGAGGAAGACGCCGGCGATCGTCGTCACCAGCGTCGAGAGGGCGCCGAGGGCGCTGGCGCCCGGGTACGCCGACCAGGCGATCGAGACGACGGCCAGCGCCAGGAAGAGCACGAGGGTCTTCGGGGTGGTGCGCCAGCGGAACCGCGGACGCGACCGGATGATGAGCGCCGCGCTGACGACGGCGAGCACCGCAGCCAGGAGGAAGTAGCCGGGCCAGCTGATCGTGTTGCGCCAGAAGTCTCCGGCGAACAGGGTGAAGAGCACCAGTGCGGCGAACGCGTTCTCCGCCGTGCCCGTCGCGGTGCGCGCGAAGGCGATGCGGGCGGGGAGCGTGGCGCGGGGCGTTGTCACCTGGGAAGGATAGCCGACAGCCGCCCGCGATCCCCTCGGAGGCTCAGGAGTTCGGGTGCGCGACGAACACCGTGCCCCGGCCGGTGACGGTGAGCTCCGTCTCGTCGGTGATGACCGCGGCCTCCCCGCGCGCCAGGGTCACGGAGCCGGCGCGTCCGCGGAGTTCGACCTCGCCGTCGGTGACCAGCGCGATCGCGGTGCCCGGGAGGGCCACGGTGGCGGACGCGGTCGCGGCCGTCAGCGCGATGTGCTCGAGGGCGAAGTCGGGCACGTCCGGGCGGAAGGTCTCCACCCCGGCCGCCGGGTGCTCCGGCGCGAGCGGCGTCGCCCGGATCGGCGTGAAGTCGAGCACGCTCACCAGTTCGGGCACATCGATGCGCTTGCGGGTCAGTCCGCCGCGCAGCACGTTGTCGGAGGCGGCCATGAGCTCGATGCCGAGACCGCGGAGGTACGCGTGGATGTTCCCGGCCGGCAGGTAGAGCACCTGCCCGGGGCGCAGGGTGGCGCGGTTGAGCAGCAGTGCGAGCACGATCCCCGGGTCGCCGGGGAACGCGTCGTCGAGCATGCGTACCGTGTCCGCGTCGCGGTCGTCGGGGAGCGCACGTGCCGCGCGGACCACCTCGGCGACGAGGAGGTCGACCTCCGGGTCCTCGCCGAGAAGCCACTCGGTCGCCCGCCGCAGCACGGCGCCCGGCTCGCCGACGAGGGTGCCGGCAAATCCGGCGAGGACGGCGCCCCCGGTCGTGGCCGCGGCGAGACGCTCGAAGGCGGCGCGGCTCTCCTCCGGATCGCGGAAGCCGCACAGCGCCTCGAAGGGGTCGCTCAGGGCGAAGATGAGCTCCGGCTTGTGGAACGGGTCCTTGTAGTTGCGCTCCGCCGAGTCGGCCGGAAGCCCCGCCGCGTTCTCCCGATCGAAGCCGGCGCGGGCCTGCTCGGGGGAGGGATGCGCCTGCAGCGACAGCGGTCCTGCGGCGGCCAGCACCTTCAGCAGGTAGGGGAGGTTCTTCGTCCGCTCCCAGGAGGCCAGGTCGGCCGCCCCGTCTGCGATGGCGGGATCGAGCACCCGCGCGGGAGAGCCGGGATGCGCGCCCAGCCACAGCTCCGCCTCCGGTCCGCCGCTCGGCCGCGTGCCGAGCAGGCCCGCGATCGCGGTCGTGGAGCCCCACGCGTAGTCGCGCGGGGTGTTGCCGATGCGCACAAACATCCGTCGCCGTCCCTTTCGTTCCGTTGGACCAAACTACCAATCGCTTTGTCCGCGCCGTGCCGGGTCCTTAGGCTGGCGGCGGCCCGACCATCCCTGTGGACGCACTGGAGCACACATGCCCTTCGAGACCATCGCCGGCGACTTCTACGGCTTCGAGACCCTCCTCTCCGACCGGGAGAAGGACTTCATCACCACCCTGCGCGCACAGCTGGAGTCCGAGGTGAAGCCGATCGTCAACGAGTACTGGGAGAAGGCGGAGTTCCCGCACCAGATCATCGACGTGCTGCACCGCAACGGCGCGATCGGCCTCGGTTTCCCGGAGACCGCCCCGTTCGAGAACTCGGCGGTGTTCCGCGGCTGGGTCGCGCTGGAGCTGGCCAGGGTCGACGCGTCGGTGAGCACCTATGTCGGCGTGCAGAACGGCCTCGCGCTCGGTGCGGTCGGCGTCTGCGGCTCGGACGAGCAGCGGGCGGAGTGGCTGCCCAAGCTGGCGAGCGGCGAAGTGCTCGGAGCGTTCGGGCTGACGGAGCCCACGTCCGGCTCCGACTCGGCGCAGGGGCTCAAGACCGTGGCGACGCGCGACGGCGGCACCTGGATCCTGAACGGCTCGAAGCGCTGGATCGGCAACGCCACCTTCAGCGACATCACCGTGATCTGGGCGAAGAGCGCGGAGGACGGTCAGGTCAAGGGCTTCATCGTCCCCACCTCGACCCCGGGCTACACGGCGACGAAGATCGAGGGGAAGCAGTCCCTCCGCATCGTGCAGAACGCCGACATCACGCTCGAGAACGTCGTCGTGCCCGAGTCGCTCCGGCTGCAGAACGCGAACAGCTTCAAGGACACGGCCCGCGTCCTCCGCCTCACCCGCGCCGAGGTCGCCTGGGCCGCGGTCGGCGTCGCGGTCGGCGCCTACGAGGCCGCGCTGCGCTACACGAAGGAGCGCGTCCAGTTCGGCAAGCCGATCGCCTCCCACCAGCTGATCCAGGACCTCCTGGTGAAGTCGCTCGGGAACATCACCGCGTCGATCGGCCTGTGCACCCGCGTCTCGCAGATGCTCGACGACGGCGAGCAGCGTGACGAGCACTCCGCCCTGGCGAAGGCCTTCGCGACGGCACGCATGCGCGAGACGGTCGCCTGGTGCCGCGAGGCCCTCGGCGGCAACGGCATCGTGCTCGACTACGACGTCGCGCGGTTCTTCGCCGACGCCGAGGCGCTCTACTCCTACGAGGGCACGCGCGAGATGAACACGCTCATCGTCGGCCGGGCGATCACCGGGCAGGCCGCGTTCGTCTGAGCCCCTCCACGTCCTCCGTCGGAAACGGAGGACGTCCCTCCCACACGCGCGCCGGACTCCTCCCTTCCTGAACATTGAGGCGGTTATCGTCCCTCTTCACCTCCCTTTTTTCCGCGAGTCGGCACGAGCGAACTCGCATCTCCCGCTGCGCTGAAAGGGAGGATGTCGCGCTCGACACGCCGGGGATGGTCGGGCAAGGGAGGACAGCGGCGGGAGGCGGGCCGGGAAAGCCTCCGTTTCTCCGGCCGATAGGGTGGGCGAAGGCCGGATGAGGAACGAGGAGGACCCCCGTGGCGTGGTTGGTGACCGGAGGCGCAGGCTACATCGGAGCGCACGTCGTGCGGGCGTTCCGCGACGAGGGGATCGACGTCATCGTCGTCGACGACCTGTCGAGCGGTCATGAGGAGTTCGTCCCGGAGGATGTTCCGTTCTACCGGGGCACCATCCTCGACGCCGAGCTGCTCGCGCGCATCTTCGCCGAGAACACCGTCAGCGGTGTCGTGCACGTCGCCGGCTTCAAGTACGCGGGCGTCTCCGTCCAGCGTCCGCTGCACACCTACGAGCAGAACGTGACGGCGACCGCGGTGCTGCTGGGGGCGATGCAGGACGCGGGCGTCGACGCCATCGTGTTCAGCTCCTCCGCGGCCGTCTACGGGACGCCGGACGTCGACATCGTCACCGAGACCACGCCGAAGAACCCCGAGTCGCCCTACGGGGAGTCGAAGCTGATCGGGGAGTGGCTGCTTCGCGACCAGGGCGTCGCAGCCGGTCTGCGGCACACCTCTTTGCGCTACTTCAACGTGGTCGGATCGGGCGATCCGAGCCTGCGCGACACCAGCCCGCACAACCTGTTCCCGCTGGTGTTCGACGCACTGGTCGCCGGGCGAACGCCGCGCATCAACGGGGACGACTATCCGACGCCGGACGGCACCTGCGTGCGCGACTACATCCACGTCGCCGACCTCGCCGTCTCCCACGTCGCCGCCGCGAAGCGCCTCGACGCGCACGACACGATCGAGCCGGTCTACAACCTCGGGAGTGGCGACGGCGTCTCCGTCGGGCAGATCATGGCGACCGTCGCCGAGGTGACGGGAATCGCCTTCACCCCAGAAGTGGGGCCTCGACGGGCGGGGGATCCCGCGAGGATCGTGGCATCCGGAGAGCTCGCATCCCGCGATCTCGACTGGAAGATGCGCCACTCGCTCGAGGACATGGTGCGCAGCGCCTGGGAAGCACGCCAGGCGGCGTCCTGACACCGCTCCCCGGCACACCCGTCAACCGGGCGTGTCGGGATTGTTGTCGTTCTCCGGCGCGTCGCGAACTCTCGACCAGCGGTCAAGGCTTTACGATTCGCGACTTGACGTGAGCGAATGACAACGGTGTAATTAGGGCAACGCGGGAATCTCGTGTTTCAGCAGTTCATGGGTGGGGAGACCGATATGCCAGTTCCTGAATATCGTTCTGGGGTACCCGACGACTGGTTCATCGACCCGGTCCGGCTCGGGGTCCCGGGCGTCCGTCCGGCGGAGGTCGAAGACGACAATCCGCTCGCGTGGCAGACCGACGCTCTGTGCGCCCAGACGGATCCGGAGGCGTTCTTCCCGGAGAAGGGCGGCTCCACCCGCGACGCGAAGCGCATCTGCACCTCCTGCGAGGTGCGCTCGCAGTGCCTCGAGTACGCCCTCGCCAACGACGAGCGCTTCGGGATCTGGGGCGGACTCTCCGAGCGCGAGCGCCGCAAGCTCCGCAAGCGCGCCGTCTGACCCGGCCGCCGAAACCACGCCGCGCCCGACCCAAAGACGGGATCGGCGCGAGGCCGACCTAGGCTGACTGGCGATGTATCCGAGAGTCACCGCCATCGTCGTCGCCCACAGCGGCGGCCCCCGCCTGCAGCGCACTCTCGACGCCCTCGCGGAGCAGACCCGTCGACCGGACGCCGTGATCGCCGTCGACTGTGCGACGTCGGACGACGCTGCGCGCCTGCTCGCCGAGTCCCGGCCCACCCAGTTGCTCAGCGTGCCGGAGAAGCTGCCGTTCGGTGCGGCCGTCGCCACCGCCGTCCGCGTCCTTCCCCCCGCATCCGACGCCGGGCAGCTCCTCTGGCTCCTGGCGCAGGACACCGCTCCGGAGCCGCAGGCGCTGGAGGCGCTGCTCGCCGCTCTCGAGGTGTCGCCCTCTGTCGCCGTGGTCGGACCCAAGCTGGTGGACTGGGACGACCCGGCGCTCATCCGCGAGTTCGGCGAGGCGATGACGCCGTTCGGCGCCTCGGTTCCTCTCGTCGAGAACGAGCTCGATCAGGCGCAGCACGACGGCCTCAGCGATGTTCTGGCCGTCTCGAGCGCCGGGATGCTCGTCCGGCAGGCGCTCTGGGAGCGGCTCGACGGCTTCGACCCGGCCCTCCCGACCGTGGACGACGGCCTCGACTTCTGCACGCGGGCCCGCCTCGCCGGGTTCCGCGTCACCCTCGTCGCCCAGGCGCGCGTCGCCATCGCGGGCGACGGTGTCGCGGGCCCGAACCTGTCGTCCAAGTGGACCGTGCGCCGCCGTCTCTCGGGGGAGCGCCGCAGAGCCCAGCTGCACCGCCGGATGGCCTACGCTCCCGGCTGGGCCGTCCCGCTGCACTGGCTGACCCTGGTGCCCCTCGGCATCCTGCGCGGGCTCGTACGCCTGCTGCGCAAGGAGCCCGGCTCCGTCGGCGGAGAACTCGGCGCCGCCTTCCGGGTCGCGTTCTCCGGCATGGCGGTGGGCAGCGCCCGCCGCAGGCTCGCATCCGCACGCGAGGTGGGCTGGGCGGCGGTGGCTCCGCTGCGCATCCCCTTCCCCGAAGTTCGCCGCGCGCGTGCCCTCAAACGCGAAGCCGCGATGGTGCGCCAGCAGGGCGAGAAGCAGGACCTCGACTTCTTCGGGACGGGCGGTGGATGGGCGGTGCTCGCCGCGCTCCTCGTCGGCGTCGCCCTGTTCTTCCCGCTGATCGGCTCTGGCGCGCTCGCGGGAGGCGGACTCCTCCCGCTCGACACCTCGGTCGGCCAGCTGTGGGCGAACCTCGGGTACGGCTGGCGCGACGCCGGCCTCGGCTTCGTGGGCGCCGCCGACCCGTTCTCTGCGGTGCTCGCCGTGCTCGGAACGCTCACCTTCTGGCAGCCGTCGCAGTCGCTCGTCCTGCTCTGGGTCCTCGCCGTCCCGCTCGCGGCGCTCGGAGCCTGGCTGGCGGCAGCGCGGCTGACGACCCGCGCCACCCTGCGCGCCTTCGCCGCTCTGGCCTACGCCCTCGCGCCGACCCTGCTGGTGGCGCTGCAGGGCGGGCGCCCATCGGCCGTGCTCGCGCACATCCTGCTGCCCTGGCTGTTCTTCGCCGGCCTGGCCGCTCGCCGTTCGTGGGCGGCCAGCGCCACGACGGCCCTGCTCGCAGCGGCGACCGCCGCGTGCGCGCCCGTCCTCATCCCCGCTCTCGTGATCGCCTGGATCGCCGCGATCGTCTTCGCCGGCCGTCGCGCCGCGCGGATCGCGTTCATCCCGTTGCCCGCCGTCGTGCTGTTCGCGCCGCTCGTCTGGCAGCAGGGAGCACGGGGAGCGTGGCTGTCGATCTTCGCGGATCCCGGCGTTCCGCTGGATGCACGCCAGACGCCGGCCTGGCAGCTCGCGCTCGGCTTCCCGGACGGCGCCCTCGGCGGCTGGCACGCGCTCGCCACGTCGCTGCATCTTCCTTCGGCGTCGGCCAGCCTGATCGTCCCGATCCTGCTGGCGCCCCTCGGCGTGCTGGCCATCCTCGCGCTGTTCCTGCGGGGGACGGTCCGCGCGATCGTCGCCCTGCTCGTCGCCCTCGCCGGCTTCCTGACGGCCGTCGCCGCCCTCCATGTGCAGATCGCCGTCTCGGGTGCGACCGTCGTGCCGATCTGGCCGGGCAGCGCGGTGAGCCTGTACTGGCTGGGGCTGATCGCCGCGGCCGTGCTGGCCCTGTCCGCCGTCGGACGTGCCGCCGTCTACCCGGCGTGGGTCGCGATCGTCACACTGACCGTCGCGATTGTTCCGGTCGGAATCGCCACCCTCACCGGCCATTCCGACGTCCAGGAGAGCGACGGCCGCACCATGCCCGCCGTTGTCACGGCGAAGGCGGCGACCCAGCCGCGCACCGGGACGCTGCGCATCGTCCCGCAAGGACAGGGCGGCATCCGCGCGGAGATCGTGCGGGGGAGCGGTCAGACGCTCGACGACCAGTCGACGCTTGCCGACACCCAGCGCTCGATGACAGCCGACCAGCGGGCGCTCGCTCAGCTGGCCGGCAATCTCGCCTCGCGCAGCGGGTACGACGCCTCCGCACAGCTGAAACGTCTCGGAATCGACTTCGTCCTGCTGACTCCCACCGAGACGGCCCTCCCTGGTCAGGACGACGCCGCCGGCGTCGCCACACGATCGCGCGCAGCCGTCGCGATGGATGCGAACCCCCTGCTCGCGCCCGTGGGCATCACCTCCTCCGGCCGGCTCTGGGCGTTCGACCGCGGGACCTCCGATCTCCCGGCCGCCGCGCAGATCCCGGCCGACGCCGGCGGCATCTGGCGCGTGCTCGTGCTGCTCGTCCAGGGCATCGTCATCGGTGTCACCGTGCTGATGGCCATCCCCACCACCCGGTCCGCCGACCGGGTGTCGGAGCTGTCCGCCCGCCGACCGGAGCGGCGACGCGACGACGAGACCGCGGTCGAGCCCGACGACGAGCCGGAGGAGCCGGCCGTCGCCGACGGCGTGGCGGCCGAGAGCCTCGACGAATACGAGGCGGAGCCCGACGACGAGGCGGTCGTGGAGTCCGCCGAGGTCGACGACGTCCCCGAAGTCGAGCCGGTCGCAGAGGTCGAGCCGGTCGCGGAGTCCGAGCCGGTCGCAGAGCCGGAGCCGGTCGACGAGGCCGAGCCGGTACCCGAGCCGGAGACGGCCGCGGAGCGTCCGGAGGATGCGCCGGCGTCCGCCGAGGACCCGGCCGCCCCCTTCGACGAACCCGGCGTCCACGACACCGATCGCCCTGTCGAGCGGGACGTCGAGCGTGTGACGACGCCTCCCGCGCCGACGACGCTCGAAGACGGACTGGAGGAGACCATCATCCGACCCCGACGAACCTCCGACGGAGGCGACCGTGGCTGACCGCAGAGGCCTCGCCCGCATCGGCGTCCGCGCGGTCGGCGGGGTGATCGGCGTCGGCATCGCCGTCGCGGCGGTCGCGGGGGCGACCCTGCTCCCCCTCCCGGACTTCGCGATCGGGGCCCCCGCCCAGACCGTCACCCCCGTGCCCGCCGATCAGCAGCGTGTCTGCCCCGGCCCTCTCCTCCAGCTGGCGGCAGACGCCGGAGAGGCCACTCGCCCGAGCGCCGTCGGCACCCCCACCTTCGCGTCCGCCGCCGACGACGCGGACGTGGACATCACCTCCCTGAAGCCCGATGCGGACACGGCGTCGCGGGATCAGGCTCCGCAGGTCGCCTCCGTCGCGACTCCGCGGAACGCGACGAAGCCGCCCCTCTTCGCGGCCGCTCAGATGCAGAGCGCGGACGCCGACGATCTGGCCGGCCTGGCGGCCGCCGCCTGCGCGGAACCCGCAGCCGATACGTGGCTGGTCGCCGGCTCCACGGCTCTCGGGCAGACCAGTCTCGTGCTGCTGAGCAACCCGAGCGAGGTCGACGCGACCGTCGACCTGACGGTCTTCACCGAGACCGGGGCCGTCGACGCCCCCGGTGCGGCGGGGATCCTCGTCCCGGCTCGGTCTCAGAAGGTCGTGCCGCTCGCCGGCCTCGTCCCGTCCGCGGCGGCGACCGTCGTGCGTGTGCAGACCACCGGCGGCCAGGTCGCCGCCACGCTCCAGCAGAGCTTCGAACAGGGCATCCAGCCGCGAGGGGCCGAGCTCGCCGGCCCGACCGGCGGTCCCGCGCGGCAGCAGATCGTTCCCGGCGTGACGATTACCTCCACGGACGCCATCCAGGGCGAGCAGTCGGCCGAAGGCGTAGGGTTCGCCTTCCCCGTCGTGCGGTTGCTCGCCCCGGGGCAGGCCGACGCGCAGGTCACCGTCGGGGCCGTCGGAGAGACGGGGACGGCCGTCGGCAACTCGTACGCGACCACGGTCAAGGCCGGACAGGTCGCCGAGATCCCGCTCGATCACCTCAAGGACGGCAGCTACACGGTGACGGTGAACTCCAACGTTCCCGTGGTCGCCTCCGTCCGCACCTCTGTGATCGGTACGAAGGCGCGCGATTTCACCTGGTTCGCGTCGGCGCAGGAGTTGCAGGACGACCTGCTGGCGTCCATCCCCTCCGGGGCCGATGCGACCATCCACTTCGCCAACGCCGGCGAAGCGGACACGACGGTCACGGTGTCCCGCACACGTCCGGGAGGCACGCCGACGAAGATCGTGGTTCCCGCTGAAGGGGGATCGCACGCCCGTCTCGGCCCCGGCGCCTACGGCATCACGGGTGCCGACGGGCTGCGG
Proteins encoded:
- a CDS encoding O-antigen ligase family protein, encoding MATPRRTLVPPAAIEFLGSARFTSTLALLAVITGFSTHAIRGLIGWPGLIGALAVLVVLAALSFAAQWRLIEWHGLLPISALVFVGWCAASILWSQYQWATLTGVIYQLIFAFLAVYIALVRDAIQIVRVVGDALRFLLTLSLSLEVLSGLLLDAPIRFLGIQGNIGLGGPIQGLFGTRNQLSIVALIAFVTFLVELRTRSVRPPVAAYSITLAGVCILLAHSPVIAAVSVVVGLATLALYLMRKARAQQRPYYQWGLAILTVAVLVVAYIYRTRVIDILNARSDFQVRYQLWIQIWELIPVQQTVGWGWVGAWPTDLYPFTAIQANTGVYHSDGLNAYLDVYLQVGIIGLLLFIVLIALAFSRSWLLASNRRSVVYAWAPLVLVALLVTSVFESSILVESGWMLLIICTIKASQGMSWRLRLPHRDAS
- a CDS encoding O-antigen ligase family protein, producing MIALLAIVVFGIQVADRTTRHGSALGWLVVAVLTLALTRSATVIAAALVTAVVLGFALWARRAGPDRRGPVYLVAIVVVAAAIVGVSLFSSRIPALFGKSEDLTGRLDIWAAVTRLAQERPAFGWGWVSYWAPWVKPFDGLATRNGVEYLQAHNAWLDVWLQLGIVGLVVFILLVLTTFGRAWFLAIDRPRSTIADDQPYRAVALLPLLVLGALIAQSFAESRILIEGGWALLVALSVATKRAANAPAP
- the manA gene encoding mannose-6-phosphate isomerase, class I gives rise to the protein MFVRIGNTPRDYAWGSTTAIAGLLGTRPSGGPEAELWLGAHPGSPARVLDPAIADGAADLASWERTKNLPYLLKVLAAAGPLSLQAHPSPEQARAGFDRENAAGLPADSAERNYKDPFHKPELIFALSDPFEALCGFRDPEESRAAFERLAAATTGGAVLAGFAGTLVGEPGAVLRRATEWLLGEDPEVDLLVAEVVRAARALPDDRDADTVRMLDDAFPGDPGIVLALLLNRATLRPGQVLYLPAGNIHAYLRGLGIELMAASDNVLRGGLTRKRIDVPELVSVLDFTPIRATPLAPEHPAAGVETFRPDVPDFALEHIALTAATASATVALPGTAIALVTDGEVELRGRAGSVTLARGEAAVITDETELTVTGRGTVFVAHPNS
- a CDS encoding acyl-CoA dehydrogenase family protein — its product is MPFETIAGDFYGFETLLSDREKDFITTLRAQLESEVKPIVNEYWEKAEFPHQIIDVLHRNGAIGLGFPETAPFENSAVFRGWVALELARVDASVSTYVGVQNGLALGAVGVCGSDEQRAEWLPKLASGEVLGAFGLTEPTSGSDSAQGLKTVATRDGGTWILNGSKRWIGNATFSDITVIWAKSAEDGQVKGFIVPTSTPGYTATKIEGKQSLRIVQNADITLENVVVPESLRLQNANSFKDTARVLRLTRAEVAWAAVGVAVGAYEAALRYTKERVQFGKPIASHQLIQDLLVKSLGNITASIGLCTRVSQMLDDGEQRDEHSALAKAFATARMRETVAWCREALGGNGIVLDYDVARFFADAEALYSYEGTREMNTLIVGRAITGQAAFV
- the galE gene encoding UDP-glucose 4-epimerase GalE, producing the protein MAWLVTGGAGYIGAHVVRAFRDEGIDVIVVDDLSSGHEEFVPEDVPFYRGTILDAELLARIFAENTVSGVVHVAGFKYAGVSVQRPLHTYEQNVTATAVLLGAMQDAGVDAIVFSSSAAVYGTPDVDIVTETTPKNPESPYGESKLIGEWLLRDQGVAAGLRHTSLRYFNVVGSGDPSLRDTSPHNLFPLVFDALVAGRTPRINGDDYPTPDGTCVRDYIHVADLAVSHVAAAKRLDAHDTIEPVYNLGSGDGVSVGQIMATVAEVTGIAFTPEVGPRRAGDPARIVASGELASRDLDWKMRHSLEDMVRSAWEARQAAS
- a CDS encoding WhiB family transcriptional regulator, producing MPVPEYRSGVPDDWFIDPVRLGVPGVRPAEVEDDNPLAWQTDALCAQTDPEAFFPEKGGSTRDAKRICTSCEVRSQCLEYALANDERFGIWGGLSERERRKLRKRAV
- a CDS encoding glycosyltransferase encodes the protein MYPRVTAIVVAHSGGPRLQRTLDALAEQTRRPDAVIAVDCATSDDAARLLAESRPTQLLSVPEKLPFGAAVATAVRVLPPASDAGQLLWLLAQDTAPEPQALEALLAALEVSPSVAVVGPKLVDWDDPALIREFGEAMTPFGASVPLVENELDQAQHDGLSDVLAVSSAGMLVRQALWERLDGFDPALPTVDDGLDFCTRARLAGFRVTLVAQARVAIAGDGVAGPNLSSKWTVRRRLSGERRRAQLHRRMAYAPGWAVPLHWLTLVPLGILRGLVRLLRKEPGSVGGELGAAFRVAFSGMAVGSARRRLASAREVGWAAVAPLRIPFPEVRRARALKREAAMVRQQGEKQDLDFFGTGGGWAVLAALLVGVALFFPLIGSGALAGGGLLPLDTSVGQLWANLGYGWRDAGLGFVGAADPFSAVLAVLGTLTFWQPSQSLVLLWVLAVPLAALGAWLAAARLTTRATLRAFAALAYALAPTLLVALQGGRPSAVLAHILLPWLFFAGLAARRSWAASATTALLAAATAACAPVLIPALVIAWIAAIVFAGRRAARIAFIPLPAVVLFAPLVWQQGARGAWLSIFADPGVPLDARQTPAWQLALGFPDGALGGWHALATSLHLPSASASLIVPILLAPLGVLAILALFLRGTVRAIVALLVALAGFLTAVAALHVQIAVSGATVVPIWPGSAVSLYWLGLIAAAVLALSAVGRAAVYPAWVAIVTLTVAIVPVGIATLTGHSDVQESDGRTMPAVVTAKAATQPRTGTLRIVPQGQGGIRAEIVRGSGQTLDDQSTLADTQRSMTADQRALAQLAGNLASRSGYDASAQLKRLGIDFVLLTPTETALPGQDDAAGVATRSRAAVAMDANPLLAPVGITSSGRLWAFDRGTSDLPAAAQIPADAGGIWRVLVLLVQGIVIGVTVLMAIPTTRSADRVSELSARRPERRRDDETAVEPDDEPEEPAVADGVAAESLDEYEAEPDDEAVVESAEVDDVPEVEPVAEVEPVAESEPVAEPEPVDEAEPVPEPETAAERPEDAPASAEDPAAPFDEPGVHDTDRPVERDVERVTTPPAPTTLEDGLEETIIRPRRTSDGGDRG